In Nyctibius grandis isolate bNycGra1 chromosome 6, bNycGra1.pri, whole genome shotgun sequence, a single genomic region encodes these proteins:
- the CHRNA9 gene encoding neuronal acetylcholine receptor subunit alpha-9 codes for MKRNSLFSFSVSLWLLFTTVMLQAVESAKGKYAHMLFNELFEDYSNALRPVEDTDKVLNVTLQITLSQIKDMDERNQILSAYLWIRQSWYDAYLKWDKDKYDGLDSIRIPSSLVWRPDIVLYNKADDDFSEPVNTNVVLRYDGKITWDAPAITKSSCVVDVSYFPFDSQQCNLTFGSWTYNGNQVDIINSLDSGDLSDFVEDVEWEIHGMPAVKNVITYGCCSEPYPDVTFTLILKRKSSFYIFNLLLPCILISFLAPLGFYLPADSGEKVSLGVTVLLALTVFQLMVAEIMPPSENVPLIGKYYIATMTMITASTALTIIIMNLHHCGSEAKPVPQWARVVILDYMSKIFFVYDVGENCTSPKREKEEEHKLEGNDGCQRRHKEVRSHLSNRNDDCDLKEKLNGNLNKSCGVHGDSVRETVNCCSCYKMLIKNIEYIANCVRDHKANRAKGIEWKKVAKVMDRFFMWIFFIMVFFMSMLIIGKAA; via the exons CTGTAGAATCAGCCAAAGGAAAATATGCTCACATGCTGTTTAATGAACTGTTTGAAGACTACTCAAATGCTTTAAGACCAGTGGAAGACACAGATAAAGTACTGAATGTCACCCTTCAGATCACATTGTCCCAAATTAAAGACATG GATGAAAGGAACCAAATTTTGTCAGCTTACTTATGGATTCGACAAAGCTGGTATGATGCATACCTCAAATGGGACAAGGATAAATATGATGGGTTGGATTCTATCAGGATTCCAAGCAGTTTGGTTTGGAGACCAGATATTGTCCTATATAACAA gGCTGATGATGACTTTTCCGAGCCAGTGAATACTAATGTTGTGTTGAGATATGATGGCAAAATCACTTGGGATGCACCTGCTATCACAAAGAGCTCATGTGTAGTGGATgtatcttattttccttttgacagCCAGCAATGCAACCTTACATTTGGGTCCTGGACCTATAATGGTAATCAGGTAGACATTATCAATTCTCTTGATAGTGGTGACCTCTCTGACTTTGTAGAAGATGTGGAATGGGAGATTCATGGTATGCCGGCAGTTAAGAATGTCATCACTTACGGCTGCTGCTCTGAGCCTTATCCAGATGTGACCTTCACactgattttgaaaaggaaatcttCATTCTACATATTTAATCTGTTGCTGCCTTGCATTTTGATCTCTTTCCTGGCCCCACTGGGGTTCTATCTCCCTGCAGACTCTGGGGAAAAAGTGTCTCTGGGTGTTACAGTTCTTCTTGCTCTGACCGTGTTCCAGCTGATGGTTGCAGAGATAATGCCTCCCTCTGAAAACGTACCTTTGATAG GAAAGTATTACATAGCAACTATGACCATGATCACAGCTTCCACTGCACTGACAATCATCATAATGAATCTCCATCACTGTGGCTCAGAAGCAAAGCCTGTTCCACAATGGGCCAGGGTGGTTATTTTGGACTACAtgtcaaaaatcttttttgtttatGATGTGGGTGAAAATTGCACAAGtccaaaaagagagaaggaagaagaacatAAGTTAGAGGGGAATGATGGGTGTCAGAGGAGGCACAAAGAGGTAAGGAGTCACCTTTCCAATAGGAATGATGACTGTGATCTCAAGGAGAAGCTCAatggaaatttaaataaaagctgtggAGTTCATGGTGACAGTGTTAGGGAGACTGTTAATTGCTGTTCCTGTTACAAAATGCTGATTAAAAATATCGAGTATATTGCTAATTGTGTTCGAGACCACAAAGCAAACCGGGCCAAAGGAATCGAGTGGAAAAAAGTTGCAAAAGTGATGGACAGGTTTTTCATGTGGATTTTCTTTATCATGGTGTTTTTTATGAGCATGCTGATCATTGGGAAAGCAGCTTAA